The genomic segment cttgcatttcccccaatttagtctactacattcgctgctcccaatgcggtctcctctacattggagagaccaaatgcagactgggtgaccgctttgcggaacaccttcggtctgtccgcaagcatgacccagacctacctgtcacttaccatttcaacactccaccctgctctcatgcccacatgtccgtccttggcctgctgcattgttccagtgaagctcaacacaaactggaggaatcttccgactaggcactttacagccttccggactgaatattgagttcaacaacttcagaactctcacctctatcctcaccccctttccgatccccctttttccaataatttatatagatttttcttttcccacctatttccattattttaaaatgtatttccatacgttgttttatctccaccttttagcctatttcaatcccttccccccaccccacccccactagggctatctgtcccttgctcgtcctgctttctacccttaatgtcaccattagcacattccttagataatatcaccactatcaacatccccttgtccttttgtctatgacatcttttggctatctccacctatcactggccctctatccagctctacctgtcccagccccccaaaaaccagcttatatttcacctcttttctatttttccttagttctgatgaagagtcatacagactcgaaacgttaaactgtattcctctccacggatgcagccagacatgctgagtttttccaggtaattttgttgaGGATGCTAAGATCAATGCTCTGGCGCAGCGGAGGTTGGCAAGGCTTGAAGGCAGTTAAGGAATAGGAAGCAGCGAAAGCTCTGACAGCAAGAGACACCACTGGAGCTCGCAAAAGGATGATGGTTTTCAGAGGTGCTGGAATTGAGTGACGGGAGGAGACTGTTAGGGGTAGAAATATGCTGCCATTTGAAGTTCACTTGAGGATTACAAGGGCACCGAGGTTACTGCTCATCAGCCTGGGGGAATGGCCAGGCAGGGAGGTGGAAGCAGGGGCTGAAATGAATTGGGAAAGTTTTCTGCTCGCCAGCGCTATTCCTGCTTCCCTCACCTTCACCAATTCCCAAAGGCTAAAGTGACATTACATAGGTTACAGAACAACCTGCATTCATTCAAAGGGAGATTCAGACCTTTCCTGTTTAGCTTTCTGTTCCCGGGATCTTCTGTCTCCAATGACGGACATTGCCTGTgaacaaaaacacacacgtcaCAATCCGCACTCACTGTTGTAACTAAACACTCCCCAAATCTCAACACCCCCAGCAATCCTCTTCTCCCCGTATACCTCTCTCACCCCAAATCCCCAAATGCAACCTCATCCCCATACCCCCCATTTCCTCCCATCCCTTTACCACCCTCAGCCCCATGgttcccccctcctccaccactccCATGGCTCCCCAAACCCCATAAACTCCCATGGCTCTCCCCCTAATCCCCATACTTCGAACCTCCCCTCAGcactcccctgcccctctctctcccagccctccctctccccccattccccctactctctctccctcccgttcccctctccctctcccccccattcccctctccctctccattcccctctcccccattcccctctctctccaattccccccaccattcccctctcctccccattcccttctctctcccccctccccatctctcccctatttccctctctccccctcccccattcccgctctctatcccccctccccatctctcccccatcccccctcactccccctctctctcccccctccacctctcctccccattcccctctccccactcccgcattccccccctctctctccctcccccctctctcatcccattcccctctcctccctcccccttcccattcccctctcctcccccatctctcctcccccatctctcttcccctctctcctctctccccctcccctgtaccccccttctctcccccctccccatctccccttcccccctcccccccaccaccaccccttcccccctcccccaccaccaccactcccccccaccaccaccccttcccccctcccccaccaccaccactcccccccaccaccaccccttcccccctccccacctcccgcAGCCTCACCGTCTCCAGGTCCGAGCTGAGAATCTCTTTCTCCTCCGCATAGTCGGTCACCCGCTCCAGATCCGCCGCTCCGCTGTCGTGTTTCCGCGGCTTCTCCGCCGGCCGCTCCGTCTCCTCATTCTCCAGGTCCAGGTCTCCATCGGCCTCCGCCATCGCCTCCACGCCGCCGCCGGAAGTCGCGTCACCTTGCGCGCTGCTGCGGCCGCCGCCGGAAACTGCGTCATCACGCACGGTGCCTGGCGACGCGTCAGCACGTCGCTCCAGCTTCTTCCGGGTTTTGCTCAGTCTTGACCCTATGAAGGTTGATGACAGACTGTGCACAATCCCTGTGTGCAACTCCCTGCTTCAACCACATCCACTGAGACAGTCTGTTTGACCAGCTTCACGAATGTTTAAGACACACCAGAAATAAATATTCTGCAAACGTTTCCAAAACATCTCATATCactgaagttaaaaaaaagaCCTAGGAACACCCAACACTGAGCAGCAACTAACAGACTGGTGACAAAGACAGCCTGAATACCAGTCTGCAAATACTGATCAAAACATGCAATGAGAGGGGAAGCACTGTGATCAgagctgaatcacagaatcattggaggcagtgcagagcaGAGCCTGGCACATGGTGCCAGGGATTTAACATCTGGAGGAACATGGGTTTAACACGTGTAGAGGTATCGAGCAAATGATATGGAAAATGTTTATCTGCTAGGTTTAAATTGTGGGAATAAGACAAGGAGACTGATTAAGACCGATATCAGGGAGTCCTTTAGACAGTGACCAGTGCCTGGAATAAATGCCAAGGTTAATAAGTGAAGACAAAAACCCTAGAAGCATTTCCCAGGGAACTGGATCACGTATGGGGAAATGGCGTGAGTTTTTCCGAATGAATGAAAATGAGCCAATTGGCTTTTCCTATCTGTGTATCTAGTGACGGTTTAGTATCTCCTCCATTAGAAATCCCCAATAATTCATAATATAGTTATGATAACTGCAACAGGctgattaaaataaaagcaaactgATTTGAATTTTCACCACGGACAAAATGGACATTTTAAGCTTCTACAATTTTAACGTTGGTTTCATGACCCCACTGTAAAATGTTCCTTTCTTTCAGACCCTACCCTGACCATCTGCTGGTTAAGAGGCCTTGAATCTGTCAACGTGTATCTGTGCTCTCCCTATACCTGCAAAAGGTGGTGTGCATTCCATCTCAACCAGGAGCTGGCAACATCAAAGTATCAAAATATCCTATAATCATAACCATACAACTCCATTTGGTCTATCATGCCAACACCAACTATCCCTATTGTAATACccaaaaaggaaatatttgcagtATACccaaaaaggaaatatttgcagtactaagtttttaaaaattaatttacaggatgtgggcattgatggCTAGCCCATCTCCAACTGCCCTTGAGGtggcgatgagctgccttcttgaaccgctgcagtccatgtggtgtaggtacacccacagtgttgataggaagggagttccaggattttgacccagtgccagtgaaggaacgccgatagatttccaagtcaggattgtgagtgacttgggggtgaaattccaggtggtggtgttcccatcaatctgctgtccttgtccttctagatggtagtggtcgtgggtttggaaggtgctgttgaaggaacctcggtgagttcctgctgtagatggtacacactgctgtcactgttcgttggtggtgggaggagtgaatgtttgtggaaggggtgccaatcaagcaggctgctttgtcctgtatgctgtcaagcttctcgagtgtaagtgtaattattccatcacactcctgacttgtgccttatagatgcaggacaggctttggggtggcagaagatgagttactcgccgcagaattcccagcctctgacctgctcttgtaatcacagtatttatatggctagtccaattcactttctagtcaatggtaacctccaagctgttgatagtggggattcaatgatggtagtgccattgaatgttaaagggcgatagttggattctctcttgttggagatggtcattgcctgatacgtgtgtggcacaaacgttacttgccacttgtcaacccaagtcaggatattgtccaggtcttgctgcatttggacatggactgcttcagtatctgaggagtcacgaatggtgctgaacgttgtggaatcatcagcgaacatccccacttctgaccttatgatggaaggaaggtcattgatgaagcagctgaagatggtt from the Carcharodon carcharias isolate sCarCar2 chromosome 32, sCarCar2.pri, whole genome shotgun sequence genome contains:
- the hypk gene encoding huntingtin-interacting protein K, encoding MAEADGDLDLENEETERPAEKPRKHDSGAADLERVTDYAEEKEILSSDLETAMSVIGDRRSREQKAKQEREKELAKVTIRKEDVELIMNEMEISRTAAERGLREHLGNVVEALIALTD